The Methanothrix soehngenii GP6 genome has a window encoding:
- a CDS encoding DNA polymerase ligase N-terminal domain-containing protein, producing MNPDALKSYQEKRNFAVTSEPNPPKIADKRANSGSQIFVVQEHHSRQLHYDFRLEVDGVLKSWAVPKGPSMNPKDKRLAVQTEDHPIEYASFEGTIPEGEYGAGTVAIWDRGIYQNLSNKDGQEISLSQALKGGHASFWLKGKRLQGGFALTRTPRGWLLVKMRDEKAES from the coding sequence ATGAACCCCGATGCGCTTAAAAGCTATCAAGAGAAGAGGAACTTCGCTGTTACCTCTGAGCCCAATCCTCCAAAGATCGCCGATAAGAGAGCGAATTCGGGCAGCCAGATCTTTGTGGTGCAAGAGCACCATTCCCGCCAGTTGCACTACGACTTTCGGCTGGAGGTAGATGGGGTTTTGAAATCCTGGGCCGTTCCCAAGGGCCCCTCCATGAATCCAAAGGACAAACGCCTGGCAGTCCAGACCGAGGACCATCCGATTGAATACGCCTCGTTTGAGGGCACTATTCCCGAGGGCGAGTACGGTGCAGGAACAGTGGCCATCTGGGATCGGGGCATATACCAGAACCTTTCAAATAAGGATGGCCAGGAAATCTCCCTCTCCCAGGCCCTGAAAGGCGGCCATGCCTCATTCTGGCTAAAGGGCAAAAGGCTGCAGGGCGGCTTCGCCCTCACCAGGACCCCACGCGGCTGGCTCCTGGTCAAGATGCGGGATGAGAAGGCGGAATCATAG